ATTCCAAGCACCAACCCGCCCCTTCTTCTCTTTCGAAAATACGCATAGCCACGGCGCCACCCGGCGGGCAGAGGTGGATTTATAAGTGATCATCTTGTCACGTGACTAATTAGTAACGTATAAGAAAGCCATGGATTCGATCTTCAAGGCCCTGAACGACCCGGCCCGCCGCGCGCTGCTCGACAGTCTGCGGAAGAAGGATGGGCAAACGCTGACCGAGCTGGAAGACCAGCTCGACATGACCCGTTTCGGCGTCATGAAGCATCTCAGGGTTCTCGAAGACGCCCATCTTGTCGTCCCGAAAAAGGTGGGACGGTTCAAGCACCACTACCTGAACGCGCTTCCCCTGCAGGAGGTGATCGACCGCTGGATCGACCCCTTTCTGAAACCCCAGGCGCAGGCGCTGACGGCCCTCAAGACTGCATTGGAGAAACCCGTGACCAAACCCGATTTCATGATGTCGACGTTCATCAACTGCACCCATGACGCGCTGTGGGATGCCCTGACCAGGGGCGAATTGATCTCGCAATACCATTTCGCCTGTTCCAGGGTGACCGGCGACTACGCCAAGCCCGGCGACGTGGTTGATTTCCATTTTGACCATGGCGGTCTCATGCTGTCCAACAAGGTCATCGCGATCGAACCGAAAACCCGGATCGAGATGGCGTTCGAGCCGCATTGGGGCGGGGACGAAACCGCGTCGCGCTGCGTTTACCTGCTGGAACCCACCGCGTCGGGCATGAAGCTGACGGTCGAACACTACGACTTCAGCGCGGCGCAAACCGGTATCGGCGAAGGCTGGGCGCGGTATCTCTCGGGGCTCAAGACCTATCTCGAAACCGGCACGGCGCACCGCTTCTTCCCGGAGATGGCGCAATGACCACCGAGCTTTTCTTCCTGACCCTGACCGCCATTCTCGCCGCGTCGCTGTGGATTCCCTACATCGTCGGGGTCAACAGCACCGGCGCGCCGATGCCGGCCGACAATCGGCCCGCCAACCAGGCCGACATGGCGCCCTGGGTGCATCGCGCCTTTCGCGCGCATCTGAACCTGCTGGAACAGTTCCTGCCCTTTGCGGTGATCGTGATCGTCGCGCATCTGGCGGGCGTGTCGAACGCGGTGACGATCTGGGCGTCGGGGCTGTTCTTCGTCCTCCGGCTGGCCCACGCGGTCTGGATGATCGGCGGGTTTCCCGTGTTGCCGGTGCGGCCGATCATCTTCACTGCCGGCTGGGTCTGCGTGCTGGCCATCGCGGTCGCGGTGCTGGTCGCCTAGCCGATGCTCTGGGCCAGAACCCGGCTGATCACGGTCAGGCTCTGGTCCGATTCCGCGCGCCATCGGTTGAAGGCCGCCTGCACGGCGGCCATCGCCTTTTTCGAGGTCGGTGCGGCGTCGATGACGCCCTCGGCCACCAGCCGCGCAACGACGTCACGGGACAGGATAAAGCTTTCCTTGCCCATCTGGCGCAACATGTAGGCACCGGTCGACCCGCCCAGCCGCGACCCGCTGGCCTTCATCCAGTCCAGCAGCCCGGTGAAATCCTCGGCCGGCCAGTCGCCCACCTTGCGGCCGAAACCGCCGGCCTCGGACGCCACCTGCTGGATGAACACCGCGTTTTCCTGGATGGCGCGCACCTTGGGCGGGCTGCGGATGATGCGCCTGTCCTCGATCAGGTCGTAGAACCAGTCGTCCGACATCATCGCCACGCGGCCCGGGTCGAACCCGTGGAACGCCGCCTCGATATCGGGCCATTTCTTCTCGACCACCGTCCAGCTGATGCCGGCCTGAAAGATGCCGCGCGCCATGGCGGCCAGCCAGCGGTCGTCGGGGATCGCGGCCAGGCCATCGGCGCTTTTCGGGGCTGCGATGCCGTCCAGCACGGCGGATCGGCCACCCTTGCGGTCCGCGGCGATCGTCAGGATTTCGTCGAATGTGCGCATGGCGGCCCCCGTTTCGGCAAGACTGCCAGATCGCCGCGTCCGGGGGTAGCCCGATCAACTGCCCTGGGCTTCGTCCAATCCCAGGGCCAGCAGACCGCCAAGCGCGCTGAGCAACGCAAAGCCGCTGAGGGCCGCGACCGGCCCCAGCGTGGCCAGAGCGCCGCCGAACGCGCCCGAGACCAGCAGCAGCGTACCGATGGCGGTGTTGGCCAGCGCGGCATAGGACGACCGCGCATCGTCGGGCGCCATGTCGACCAGGTAGGTCGACCGGCCCTGCCGCACGCCGTGATAGGCGATCATCAGCGCGAACAGCAGCGCCGGCGTCACCCAGACCTGTGCCGTCCATCCCAGCGTGTCGGCCAGCACCGCGGCGGTCATGGCAGCGCCCCCGCCGAAGCCCGCCCAGCACAGCACCCGGCGCGACGACACATCGGCCAGCCGGCCCCACACATACGAACTGGCAAAGGATGCCGCGGCCGAGGCAAGCACCAGCGCGCCCAGGCCCTGCAGGGCGCTTTGTCCACCGCCAAGCAGGACGAAATAGGGCGGCGCCAGCGCCGTGACGGTCAGCGCGCCACGGGTCAGGATGAAATGGCGGAACTGCGCATCGTCGCGCAGCGGCGCCAGATCCAGCGCCGATGCGGCCTCTGCCTCCGATTTGTCCTCTTCAAGCCGCGAAAACAGCATCGCCGCGACAAGCCACAGGCAGGCAGCCAATCCGATGGCGGCGACGACCACGCCGACGGCCTGAACGTATCCCGACAGCAGCAGCGCCGCGAAGGCCAGCACCGCCAGCGCGCTCGCGGTCCCAGCCGCGCCCGTCACGGTGCCGCGCCGCGTTTCGGCGACGGTCTTGCCCAGCACGTCCTTGTAGCTGACCGACGCCGCCGCCCGGCTGAGCGCCAGCATTCCGACCGCCGCGCACAGGGCCAGACCCGCGGCCGGCCCCTCCAGCGTCAGCGCGATCACGCAGATCGCCGCGGCGGCGATGCCCTGCCCGACCGATCCGAGGACCCAGGCCCATTTGCGGTGGCGCAGCCCGCGCACCCAGCCCGCCAACAGCAGTTGCGGCAACAGCGCGCCCGCCTCGCGGATGGGCACCAGCAGGCCGGTGATCGCGGCCGGCGCTCCCAGGGCGCCGGACAGCCAGCTCAGCACCAGCTTGGGGTCGATCAGACCGTCGGCCACCTTGGTCATGCTCAGCGATGCGACATGCCGCAGGCCGTTGCGGGCCTCGCGCGCATCGGCCTCGGCGCCGGTTTCGGTCAGGGCCTCGTACACGTCCTGCGCGCCGAGACCGGGCATTTCCTTGTCCGTCATGCGCAGGACGGTAGCACGCCCGCCGCGCGCGGCCAGCGCGCAGGCACCCGGCCCGCGATCTTGACAGCCCGCGCCCGCGGCGGCACAAGGCGCAGACATATCACCCGCAACCGGGCGTTCCGTGGGCGCCAAACCGACGAGGAGTTCAAGGCCGATGGCCCCGATTTCCCTGACATTCCCAGATGGCAACGCGCGCGACTACGATGCCGGCGTGACGCCGGCCGAAGTCGCCGAAAGCATCTCGAAATCGCTGTCGAAAAAGGCCATCTCGGCCAGTGTGAACGGCGCGCATTGGGATCTGGCCTGGCCGATCGAACAGGATGCCAGCATCGCCATCCACACGCTGCAGGACGAAGACCAGGCACTGGAGCTGATCCGGCACGATCTTGCCCATGTCATGGCCCGTGCCGTGCAGGAAATCTGGCCCGATACGAAAGTGACCATCGGCCCGGTGACGGACCACGGCTGGTTCTACGATTTCGACCGGGCCGAGCCGTTCACGCCCGACGACCTGGGCGCCATCGAGGCCAGGATGAAGGACATCATCAATGCCCGCGACCCCGTCCGCACCGAGGTCTGGGACCGCGACCGTGCGCGCAAGTTCTACGAGGACAATGGCGAGCCCTACAAGGTCGAGCTGGTCGACCGCATCCCGGGCGATCAGCCGATCCGGATGTACTGGCATGGCGACTGGCAGGATCTGTGCCGCGGCCCGCATCTGCAGCACACCGGGCAGCTGCCCGCCGACGCCTTCAAGCTGATGGGTGTCTCCGGCGCGCACTGGTTCGGCCAGACCGACCGGCCGATGCTGCAGCGCATCTCGGGTGTCGGGTTCCGCAATCGCGACGAGCTGAAGAAATACCTGACCTTCCTGGAAGAGGCCGCCAAGCGCGATCACCGCCGCCTGGGCCGCGAGATGGACCTGTTCCACATGCAGGAAGAGGCGCCGGGCCAGGTCTTCTGGCATCCCAACGGCTGGACGATCTACACCGCGTTGCAGGATTACATGCGCCGCAAGCAACGCGCCGGTGGCTACAAGGAGATCAACACGCCGCAGGTCGTCGACCGCAAGCTGTGGGAAGCCTCGGGTCACTGGGACAAGTACCAGCACCACATGTTCATCGTCGAAGTGGACGAAAGCCGCGACGGCGAAAATGACGGTGCCGGCAGCAAAAGCCGCGAGCACACGCGGATCAACGCGCTGAAGCCGATGAACTGCCCCTGCCACGTGCAGGTCTTCAACCAGGGTCTGAAATCCTATCGCGACCTGCCGTTGCGGCTGGCCGAGTTCGGATCCTGCGCGCGGTTCGAACCCTCGGGCGCGCTGCACGGCATCATGCGGGTGCGCGGTTTCACCCAGGACGATGCGCATATCTTCTGCGCCGAAGACCAGATCCAGTCCGAATGCGCCCGGTTCATCGATTTCCTGGCCAATATCTACAGTGAACTGGGTTTCCCTGAATTCGAGATCCGTTTCGCCACTCGCCCTGAAAAGCGCGTCGGGACCGACGAAAGCTGGGACTACGTCGAAAACGCGCTCGAGAGCGCGATCAAGGCGGTGGGCCGCGACTATACGCTGGAACCCGGCGACGGGGCGTTCTACGGCCCCAAGCTGGATTTCTACCTGACCGACGCCATCGGCCGCGTGTGGCAATGCGGCACGTTTCAGGTTGACCCGAACCTGCCCGAACGTCTTGGCGCATCCTACGTGGCGGCGAACGGCGAAAAGACGCGGCCCTTCATGCTGCACCGCGCCTGCCTGGGATCGTTCGAACGGTTCATCGGCATCCTGATCGAGAACTGGGAAGGCAAGCTGCCGTTCTGGCTGGCGCCGCGTCAGGTGGTGGTCGCGTCGATCACCTCGGATGCCGATGAATACGTGCACGAGGTCGTCGCGGCGCTGAAGGCCGCCGGTGTCCGCGCCGAGGGCGATACGCGCAACGAAAAGATCAACTACAAGGTCCGCGAGCATTCTGTCGGCAAGGTGCCGGTGATCCTGGCGGTGGGCCATCGCGAGGTCGAGGACAAGACCGTGACGGTGCGCAGGCTGGGCGAAAAGCAGACCTCGGTCACATCGCTGACGGAGATCGTGAGCACGCTGGCGCGCGACGCCACGCCGCCCGATCTTCTGTAACATTCCAGCACCGGAAGGTTGCAAACGGGCCCTGCATTGTTGCGGGGCCCTTTCTTTCGCGCCTGTATTCGTTGCGGATTTTCGCTGTTGCGCCTCACAGCGCGGTGACGCCGCCTGACGGAATCGTGACGCACGGGGGCGTGAGTGGCTTTGCGAGGCTGGCCGCGACACTCTGTCCTCACCGCTCGAACGTCTCGGGACGGAACAGTTTCGACAACTCAAAGGGATGATGAAGATGTCCAAGACCATGAAAACCGTTGCCATCGTCGGTGCCGTCGCTGCCTCGCTGGCGGCCCACACCACCACCGCCACCGCGCAAGCCAAGGAAAAGTGCTTTGGCGTGTCGCTGGCCGGCAAGAACGATTGTGCGGCTGGCCCCGGCACCACCTGCGCCGGCACTTCGACGGTCGACTACCAGGGCAACGCCTGGACGCTGGTCGATGCCGGCACCTGCGCCGAGATCGAACTGCCCGCCATGGCCGATGGCACGGCACGCATGGGTTCGCTGGAAGAGCTGGACCGCGACCTGCCCCAGGGCTGATACCGGAACTGCCGGAGGCTCGATTTCCGGCAAATCGGCTCCGGGCGTGACAGACGCGCCCGGAGCCGCCTAGTCTGTCGGCCAGTGAACCAGCCCGGACCGCCACCATGTACGAGCATCTCAATGCCCTGCCCCCGCTGCCCG
This sequence is a window from Thalassococcus arenae. Protein-coding genes within it:
- a CDS encoding MFS transporter, translating into MPGLGAQDVYEALTETGAEADAREARNGLRHVASLSMTKVADGLIDPKLVLSWLSGALGAPAAITGLLVPIREAGALLPQLLLAGWVRGLRHRKWAWVLGSVGQGIAAAAICVIALTLEGPAAGLALCAAVGMLALSRAAASVSYKDVLGKTVAETRRGTVTGAAGTASALAVLAFAALLLSGYVQAVGVVVAAIGLAACLWLVAAMLFSRLEEDKSEAEAASALDLAPLRDDAQFRHFILTRGALTVTALAPPYFVLLGGGQSALQGLGALVLASAAASFASSYVWGRLADVSSRRVLCWAGFGGGAAMTAAVLADTLGWTAQVWVTPALLFALMIAYHGVRQGRSTYLVDMAPDDARSSYAALANTAIGTLLLVSGAFGGALATLGPVAALSGFALLSALGGLLALGLDEAQGS
- a CDS encoding ArsR/SmtB family transcription factor, giving the protein MDSIFKALNDPARRALLDSLRKKDGQTLTELEDQLDMTRFGVMKHLRVLEDAHLVVPKKVGRFKHHYLNALPLQEVIDRWIDPFLKPQAQALTALKTALEKPVTKPDFMMSTFINCTHDALWDALTRGELISQYHFACSRVTGDYAKPGDVVDFHFDHGGLMLSNKVIAIEPKTRIEMAFEPHWGGDETASRCVYLLEPTASGMKLTVEHYDFSAAQTGIGEGWARYLSGLKTYLETGTAHRFFPEMAQ
- a CDS encoding MAPEG family protein encodes the protein MTTELFFLTLTAILAASLWIPYIVGVNSTGAPMPADNRPANQADMAPWVHRAFRAHLNLLEQFLPFAVIVIVAHLAGVSNAVTIWASGLFFVLRLAHAVWMIGGFPVLPVRPIIFTAGWVCVLAIAVAVLVA
- a CDS encoding DNA-3-methyladenine glycosylase I, with protein sequence MRTFDEILTIAADRKGGRSAVLDGIAAPKSADGLAAIPDDRWLAAMARGIFQAGISWTVVEKKWPDIEAAFHGFDPGRVAMMSDDWFYDLIEDRRIIRSPPKVRAIQENAVFIQQVASEAGGFGRKVGDWPAEDFTGLLDWMKASGSRLGGSTGAYMLRQMGKESFILSRDVVARLVAEGVIDAAPTSKKAMAAVQAAFNRWRAESDQSLTVISRVLAQSIG
- the thrS gene encoding threonine--tRNA ligase, with the protein product MAPISLTFPDGNARDYDAGVTPAEVAESISKSLSKKAISASVNGAHWDLAWPIEQDASIAIHTLQDEDQALELIRHDLAHVMARAVQEIWPDTKVTIGPVTDHGWFYDFDRAEPFTPDDLGAIEARMKDIINARDPVRTEVWDRDRARKFYEDNGEPYKVELVDRIPGDQPIRMYWHGDWQDLCRGPHLQHTGQLPADAFKLMGVSGAHWFGQTDRPMLQRISGVGFRNRDELKKYLTFLEEAAKRDHRRLGREMDLFHMQEEAPGQVFWHPNGWTIYTALQDYMRRKQRAGGYKEINTPQVVDRKLWEASGHWDKYQHHMFIVEVDESRDGENDGAGSKSREHTRINALKPMNCPCHVQVFNQGLKSYRDLPLRLAEFGSCARFEPSGALHGIMRVRGFTQDDAHIFCAEDQIQSECARFIDFLANIYSELGFPEFEIRFATRPEKRVGTDESWDYVENALESAIKAVGRDYTLEPGDGAFYGPKLDFYLTDAIGRVWQCGTFQVDPNLPERLGASYVAANGEKTRPFMLHRACLGSFERFIGILIENWEGKLPFWLAPRQVVVASITSDADEYVHEVVAALKAAGVRAEGDTRNEKINYKVREHSVGKVPVILAVGHREVEDKTVTVRRLGEKQTSVTSLTEIVSTLARDATPPDLL
- a CDS encoding BufA1 family periplasmic bufferin-type metallophore, coding for MSKTMKTVAIVGAVAASLAAHTTTATAQAKEKCFGVSLAGKNDCAAGPGTTCAGTSTVDYQGNAWTLVDAGTCAEIELPAMADGTARMGSLEELDRDLPQG